From a region of the Vidua macroura isolate BioBank_ID:100142 chromosome 25, ASM2450914v1, whole genome shotgun sequence genome:
- the RSPO1 gene encoding R-spondin-1 isoform X1 — translation MSPGAPSQQCLSGEARGRQGDGCQPAPGGLPGAEPRRGAAAAALSGRLGGRCAGRREGRSQPRPSRAEPVPASVPGNCEQPTSTAKPPKGLGPSSCTPDRDEVSTELSQGCARGCDLCSEFNGCLRCSPKLFILLERNDIRQIGICLPSCPLGYFGLRNTDMNKCIKCKIENCESCFSRNFCTKCKEGLYLHKGRCYVTCPEGYTAANGTMECSSPAQCEMSEWGPWGPCSKKRKLCGFKKGNEDRTRRILQAPSGDVSLCPATTEVRRCTVQKNQCPEGKRKKKEEQGKQDNGNRNRKDTKDTKSGTKKRKNKQRGATVPATPASPAQ, via the exons ATGAGTCCCGGCGCTCCTTCCCAGCAGTGCCTTTCTGGAGAGGCACGGGGCAGGCAGGGGGATGGGTGCCAGCCGGCGCCCGGAGGTCTGCCCGGCGCGGAGCCCCGGCGTGGGGCAGCCGCCGCGGCGCTGAGCGGCCGCCTGGGCGGGCGATGTGCGGGgcgcagggagggcaggagccaGCCCCGGCcgagcagagctgagccag TTCCTGCCAGCGTCCCTGGAAACTGCGAGCAGCCAACATCCACTGCCAAGCCCCCGAAGGGACTAGGGCCGAGCTCCTGCACTCCTGACAGGGATGAAG TCAGCACTGAGCTGAGTCAGGGCTGTGCCAGAGGCTGTGACCTGTGCTCTGAGTTCAATGGGTGCCTGAGGTGTTCCCCCAAACTCTTCATCCTTCTGGAGCGGAATGACATCCGACAAATTGGGATTTGCCTGCCTTCTTGTCCACTGGGATACTTTGGCCTTCGCAACACGGACATGAACAAGTGCATCA aatgcAAAATTGAGAACTGTGAGTCCTGTTTCAGTCGAAACTTTTGCACAAAATGTAAGGAAGGTTTGTATTTGCACAAAGGGAGATGTTACGTCACATGCCCCGAAGGCTACACTGCTGCCAATGGCACCATGGAGTGCAGCAGTCCTG CACAATGTGAAATGAGTGAGTGGGGGCCCTGGGGGCCCTGCTCCAAGAAAAGGAAGCTCTGTGGCTTCAAGAAGGGCAATGAAGACCGAACACGGAGGATTCTGCAGGCTCCCTCTGGGGACGTGTCTCTGTGTCCTGCAACCACGGAGGTGCGGCGGTGCACGGTGCAGAAGAACCAGTGCCCCGAAG ggaaaaggaagaaaaaggaagagcaaGGAAAGCAAGATAATGGGAATAGAAATCGGAAAGACACCAAAGACACTAAGTCTGGCACCAAGAAGAGGAAGAACAAACAGAGAGGGGCCACGGTGCCCGCGACGCCTGCTAGCCCTGCCCAGTAG
- the GNL2 gene encoding nucleolar GTP-binding protein 2, protein MVKPRYKGRCSINPSRASTNPDRVEGEGGNNMRDRATIRRLNMYRQKERRNKRGKVIKPLQYQSTVVPGTVARVEPNIKWFGNTRVIKQSSLQKFQEDMETVMKDPYRVIMKQKKLPMSLFYDRIKPHTSRVHILDTETFETTFGPKSQRKRPTLSASDVQSLVENAEASSESYDQGKDRDLVTEDTGVRDEAQEEIFKKGQSKRIWGELYKVIDSSDVVVQVLDARDPIGTRSPHVESYLKKEKHWKHLIFVLNKCDLVPTWATKRWVAVLSQEYPTLAFHASLTNPFGKGAFIQLLRQFGKLHSDKKQISVGFIGYPNVGKSSVINTLRSKKVCSVAPIAGETKVWQYITLMRRIFLIDCPGVVYPSGDSETDIVLKGVVQVEKIKSPEDHIGAVLERAKAEYIRKTYKIDSWTDTEDFLEKLAARTGKLLKGGEPDLQTVSKMVLNDWQRGRIPFFVKPPNAEAGQPDPQPPVLEASVTSSQDNTEEKVSELMASDVEPAEEGNNTNTEIRQLMSHIQQNFGRINVAPQFSEEDLVPVDVPGFDDTDNDSSGEEEEEEKEENEQHQDPGEEELQVAAPAAQESSKAVLKALEDKIAKYRKFLDKAKAKRFSAIRIPKGLSDKVFAKSTQKAEEPKETEDRGSSEKKRKRKEEEESDDDDDQLGKQPCKKLTSKERRRAERQQRSKKVGVRYYETHNVKNKNKNKKKTGLEGQRSKHKKYKHKQ, encoded by the exons ATGGTGAAGCCGCGCTACAAGGGCCGCTGCTCCATCAACCCCTCCCGCGCCAGCACCAACCCCG ATCGTGTCGAGGGCGAGGGAGGGAACAACATGCGGGACCGAGCGACCATCCGGCGCCTCAACATGTACCGGCAGAAGGAGCGCAG GAACAAACGTGGCAAAGTGATCAAACCCCTGCAGTATCAGTCAACTGTGGTGCCAGGCACCGTTGCAAGAGTGGAACCAAATATCAAATGGTTTG GAAATACTCGTGTGATCAAGCAGTCATCCCTACAGAAATTCCAGGAGGACATGGAGACTGTGATGAAGGATCCTTACAGGGTGATCATGAAGCAGAAGAAGCTGCCCATGTCCCTGTTCTACGACCGGATCAAACCACAC ACCTCCAGAGTTCACATTCTTGACACAGAAACATTTGAAACAACGTTTGGCCCCAAATCACAAAGGAAAAGACCAACTCTGTCTGCAAGTGATGTGCAGTCTCTGGTGGAGAATGCTGAGGCCTCGTCAGAGTCTTATGACCAGGGCAAGGACCGAGACCTGGTGACAGAGGACACTGGTGTAAG GGATGAAGCACAAGAGGAAATCTTTAAGAAAGGACAGTCCAAAAGAATCTGGGGTGAACTCTACAAG gtgaTTGACTCATCAGATGTTGTTGTTCAAGTTCTTGATGCCCGGGATCCCATAGGCACTCGCTCCCCTCATGTGGAATCCTACCTTAAAAAGGAGAAGCACTGGAAACATCTCATTTTTGTCCTGAACAAATGTGATCTCGTTCCTACCTGGGCCACT AAGCGCTGGGTTGCTGTCCTTTCCCAGGAGTATCCAACACTGGCTTTCCATGCCAGCCTCACAAACCCATTCGGCAAAGGTGCTTTCATACAGCTCCTAAGGCAGTTTGGAAAG TTACACTCTGACAAGAAGCAGATCAGTGTGGGATTCATTGGTTACCCCAACGTTGGCAAGAGCTCAGTGATCAATACCCTACGGTCCAAGAAGGTCTGCAGCGTGGCCCCCATTGCAGGGGAAACAAAG GTGTGGCAGTACATCACCTTGATGCGGCGGATCTTTCTCATCGACTGCCCCGGGGTGGTTTATCCATCAGGAGACTCAGAGACAGACATCGTGCTGAAGGGAGTG GTTCAAGTTGAAAAGATTAAGAGCCCTGAAGACCATATTGGTGCTGTGCTGGAAAGAGCCAAAGCAGAGTACATCAGGAAGACATACAAAATTGATTCCTGGACGGATACAGAAGACTTCCTTGAGAAACTTGCTGCCAGGACTGGAAAACTGCTAAAG GGTGGTGAGCCTGACTTGCAGACTGTGAGCAAGATGGTTCTCAATGactggcagaggggcagaatcccttTCTTTGTGAAGCCACCGAATGCAGAAGCAGGTCAGCCAGATCCCCAG CCTCCTGTGTTGGAAGCATCTGTGACATCCAGCCAAGATAACACTGAGGAGAAAGTCTCTGAGTTGATGGCCTCAGATGTGGAGCCAGCAGAAGAGGGGAACAACACAAACACCGAAATCAGGCAGCTCATGTCCCACATTCAGCAGAATTTTGGCAGGATTAACGTGGCACCTCAGTTCTCAGAAGAAGATCTGGTTCCTGTGGATGTGCCTGGTTTTGATGACACAGACAATGATTcctctggagaagaggaggaggaggagaaagaagagaatgaGCAACATCAGGATCCAGGAGAGGAGGAATTGCAGgtggcagcacctgcagcccaggagagcTCTAAAGCAGTACTTAAGGCTTTGGAGGACAAGattgcaaaatacagaaaatttttgGATAAAGCCAAGGCCAAGAGATTCTCAGCAATAAG AATCCCCAAGGGACTGAGTGACAAAGTGTTTGCAAAATCCACGCAGAAGGCTGAAGAACCCAAAGAAACTGAAGACAGAG GCAgctcagagaagaaaagaaagaggaaagaagaagaggaaagtgatgatgatgatgaccaGTTGGGTAAACAGCCTTGTAAGAAACTCACATCCAAAGAA AGGAGACGAGCCGAGAGGCAGCAGCGCTCCAAGAAAGTCGGAGTCCGGTATTATGAAACTCACAACgtgaaaaataagaataagaacaagaaaaaaactggCTTGGAGGGACAAAGAtcaaagcacaaaaaatacaaacataagCAATAG
- the RSPO1 gene encoding R-spondin-1 isoform X2 yields the protein MQLGLLVVVFFLSSMDLTGSSKVVKGKRQRRISTELSQGCARGCDLCSEFNGCLRCSPKLFILLERNDIRQIGICLPSCPLGYFGLRNTDMNKCIKCKIENCESCFSRNFCTKCKEGLYLHKGRCYVTCPEGYTAANGTMECSSPAQCEMSEWGPWGPCSKKRKLCGFKKGNEDRTRRILQAPSGDVSLCPATTEVRRCTVQKNQCPEGKRKKKEEQGKQDNGNRNRKDTKDTKSGTKKRKNKQRGATVPATPASPAQ from the exons ATGCAGCTTGGACTGcttgtggtggtgttttttctAAGCTCCATGGATCTaacaggcagcagcaaagtGGTGAAGGGCAAGAGGCAAAGACGAA TCAGCACTGAGCTGAGTCAGGGCTGTGCCAGAGGCTGTGACCTGTGCTCTGAGTTCAATGGGTGCCTGAGGTGTTCCCCCAAACTCTTCATCCTTCTGGAGCGGAATGACATCCGACAAATTGGGATTTGCCTGCCTTCTTGTCCACTGGGATACTTTGGCCTTCGCAACACGGACATGAACAAGTGCATCA aatgcAAAATTGAGAACTGTGAGTCCTGTTTCAGTCGAAACTTTTGCACAAAATGTAAGGAAGGTTTGTATTTGCACAAAGGGAGATGTTACGTCACATGCCCCGAAGGCTACACTGCTGCCAATGGCACCATGGAGTGCAGCAGTCCTG CACAATGTGAAATGAGTGAGTGGGGGCCCTGGGGGCCCTGCTCCAAGAAAAGGAAGCTCTGTGGCTTCAAGAAGGGCAATGAAGACCGAACACGGAGGATTCTGCAGGCTCCCTCTGGGGACGTGTCTCTGTGTCCTGCAACCACGGAGGTGCGGCGGTGCACGGTGCAGAAGAACCAGTGCCCCGAAG ggaaaaggaagaaaaaggaagagcaaGGAAAGCAAGATAATGGGAATAGAAATCGGAAAGACACCAAAGACACTAAGTCTGGCACCAAGAAGAGGAAGAACAAACAGAGAGGGGCCACGGTGCCCGCGACGCCTGCTAGCCCTGCCCAGTAG